The following nucleotide sequence is from Micromonospora sp. WMMD1120.
CTTCGCGGCCCCGTGCCAGCTCGACGCGTAGACGATCACCGAGCCGGCGGGTTGACGCAGCGCCAGGTTGTGGACGAAGGACTGGATGCCACCCGGACGGGGCGGGAAGTCGTTGGTGATCAGCAGGGTGCGGGTCATCGGCCGGCCTCCCGGGCGTACGCGCGGGCGGCGGCCATCCGCTCCACTGTGGATGGGTGCGTGGCCGAGTAGAGGTATTCCCAGCGGGGCGGGTCGGGGTCGCCGAGATTGACCGAGCCGAGTCGACGCTGCATCGACTCGAACGACGCGGGGTCGCCGGTGAGCGCGAGCGCGTGCGCGTCGGCCCGCGCCTCCACCCGCCGCGACATCAGCGCCTGCACCGGCGTGGCCACCAGGCCGGCCACCGCGACCAGGGCCACCAGCAGCGGGAACGCGCGCGGTTGGGCCACCGAGTCGACACCCGCCAACCGCAGCAGCGGCCCCCACGAGCCGAGCAGGTAGAGCGCCACCACGGCGGCTGCGGCGCCCAGCGCCCCGGTCAGCGTGCCGACCGCGACGTCGGAATCCTTCGCGTGCCCCAACTCGTGCGCCACCACGGCGGTCACCTCGGCGGGTGTCGCCTCCCGCAGCAGCGTGTCGTAGACCACCACCCGCCGCGTCGGCCCGAGCCCGGAGACGTACGCGTTGACCGCCCTGGTGCGCCGCGACGCGTCGGCGACCAGCACGTCGCGCACCGGCACACCGTCACGGGCGGCCATGCTCATCAGCTCGGTGCGCAGCGGACCCTGCTCCATCGGGGTGAACCTGTTGAACACCGGCTCCACCAGCACCGGCAGGACGAACGACAGCAGCACCACCAGCAGCGCGGCGCCGGCCGCACCCAACGCCCACCACCAGCGCGGCGCGAGCCGGATGACCGCGTAGAAGCCGAGCAGCGCCACCGCGCCGATCACCGCGCTGACCGCGTACGACTTGAGCAGGTCGACCGCCCAACCGCTCCAGCCGTTCGTGCTCAGCCCGTAGCGGGTGAGCACGCTCTGCCGCCAGGCGGCGAACGGAAGCGTCACCAGGTCGGCGACGAGCACCACGGCCAGCCCGCCGAGCACCGCCTGCGCGGCCCAGTGCCCGCCGAAGGGCCGGCCCACCAGCTCGACCAGGCGACCGCCCAGCGGGGTCAGCCCGAGCGCCAGGGCGATCAGCAGCCCGACGGCGAGCGCGGCGTAGCCGCCGGGACGCAGCGCGGCGCGGAACTCCCGGCCCCTGGCCACCTGCTCGGCCGGCAGGTCACGCAGCGCGGCGAGCTGGTCGGCCCGCGGCGCCGGCGGTCGGTGCCACGGGATGAGCAGCACGGCCACCAGGACCAGCGCGACGGTCAGCCCGGCCAGAGCCACCAGCGCCCAGCCGCGCGGAGTCACCGCGTCACCAGCCGGCCGGCCGGCTCGCCGCCACCGAACCCAGCGCCACCGGCGAGCCCGCCGCCATCCCGCCGCACCTCGCACATCGCGCCGCTCCTCCCGCCGTGACCGCTCATCCTATGGCCCGCGAGGAGCCCGCTTCCGGGCGCGGTGTGACGCTCAGGCGACCCGGCGGGTGGAACGGCGGCGGGCGACCTCCGGGCGTGCGGGCGCGGCCAGCACCTCCACGTCGAAGCCGGCCCGCGCGAACACCTCGATGGCCTCGACCTCGGCGGCGACCAGCCCGGCCGCCGGGGACGTCTCGTCGAACAGGGCGGTCAGCGGGCATCCGGAACAGCCGTCGGCCCGTTTCGCGCACCCGTCGCAGTCGATGAGCATCACGCCTCCTGATCGGCTCGCGGCGCTCGGCCGATGCCCGGTCGTCGCCGACCGAGCACCGTCGGTCACATCGACGCTAACCACCGGGTACGACAGAAACCCGTCCGACCGGGCGTTCGAGGGCTAGATCCACTCCGATTCCATGAAATCGGGCCAACCCGTCCGACCGGACACCCCGCCTCCAAGAAACCCGTGAGGATCTCGCCGACCGCCGGCCGCGCGCACCCCGGACGCCGGGCACCCGGCATCCCGGACGCGGGCGGTCAGGTCTGCGCGTCCAGGTCACGCAGTGCGAAGCGGAGGTGCTGCCACTCCTCGCCCAGGATCACCTGGAGGCAGTGCAGGACGGTCACCTCGTGGTCGGGCCACCAGGCGCTCGGCCGACGCTCGGCCAGCAGGTCCGGCGTGACGGTCGCGAGGAAGTCGCGCACCATGGCCTGCCGCTCGGCGCGAGCCTGGAGGACCTCCTCGAAGGTTGGCTGCTCCGTGGTGAAGACCGACATATCGAAGCCGTCGGTCTCGTACTCGACGTGCGACTGACCGAGCCTGTGGAACGGCTGCGGCAGGCGCAAGATCGCCTTGCCCAACCAGACGTCGGCCGCGAACACGAGGTGACGCACAGTCTGCGCGAACGACCACTCACCGTCGACCGACACGTCGACAGCGCCCTCGGGCATGGTTAGCACCCGGTCGACCGCCCCCGCCCAGGCCCGCTCGGCCGCCGCCCACGCCGCCCGGAGATCGTCGGGTTCGCTGGCGTGCCGGAGGGCCCGGCCGGGGAACCTCCGGTCGAGCTCGGCCTCGACAAGTGGCACCACGTCGACGCCGTTGACCAGGAACGTGCCCTCTGCCAGCCACGGCGCGTCGATGTCCAGAGCATCCACATCGACGCCGCGCATCACCGCACCGGCAAGCGTCGACCTGTTGAACCGGGCACCCCGCAGATCCCGATCGACGAAGTCCTTGACGTCGTCCTGTGCCATGGCGACCCCCTCCCGTCGGCGACAGCGGCAACGCTAGACCTCGCATACGACAGAGGTGCCGACCGACCGCTTGAGCGAGATCGACTCCGGTTCAATGAAGACGGGCCATCCCAAGCGGCCGGACACCCCAACTTCACGGAACTCGTGTCGATCACGGCGCTGGCGGCGGGCCGAAGCTGCCCACCGAGGTGCGGATGGGGAACCAGCGTGTCGTGTAGACGTCAGGAGCGGGCGAGCCGCCGCAGCAACGAGTCCGCGCCCAGCGGATAGGCCCCGTGCCGGCGTACCCCGTCGGCGACCTCGCGGTCCGACGAGACCACGACCACCGGACGGCCCGCCGGCTCGGCGCGGACCAGCCGTCGGATCAGCTCGTCGGCGGTCTCCCCCTTGCGGGAGAAGAGCACCCGTACGCCACGCGGCGCGGGCGGCAACCCGTGCATCCGCTCGGCCCCGTCGAAGACGACGGTGACCTCGTCGCCGGTCTGCGCGGCGATCCCGCCCAGCCCGGTGATCAGGCGTTTGCGCTGCTGTTCCAGGGACATCTCGCCGAAGCCGCGCTTGGTGACGTTGTAGCCGTCCACCACCAGGTGCGCCCGGGGCAGGGCGAGCAACTGGTCGAGTCGGGCCGGGTCGTCGCTGTCCCGGGCGCGGGCGGCGGGGCCGGCCGGGGTGGCGCCGGCCTGTTCGGCGAACGCGTCGGCGACGAAGTCGGCGGGGAGCTTGTCCACCGGGTCGAGCGCCAGCTCCCGGCGCAACCCGACGGCGGCCTGGCCGATGGTCTCCAGCAGCAGCCAGAGTCGGGCGTCGTCGACCGAACGCGCCTCCTTGGCGCTCGCCCGGGCCACCCCGGCGGCGGCCTCGGCCTCGGCCAGCCGGGCCCGGGCGCGGCGCAGCTCGGCGTCCACGTCGGCGCTGGCCCGCGCGGCCCGACCCCGCTCGGTGGCCAGCAGCTCGGTGGCCTTGCGTTCCCGGGCCTGGGTCTCCCGCAGGGTACGGGCCAGCTGCCGGGACTCCTCGCGGAGCTGGCCCAGCTCCTCCCGGACGCGGGCCAGCTCGTCACGGAGCTTCTCCGCCTCCACCCGGGCGACCGCGCGGTCGTGCTCGGCCCGGGTGGCCCGTTGTTCGGCCTCGCGGACCAGCTCGGCGACGACAGCGCTGTCCGCCTCGGCACGGACCGCGGCGCCGCTGGCGTCGATCAGCTCCCGCCAGCCGCGCGGCCGGGCCAGGTAGGCCAGCGCGGCGACCTCGACCGGGTCGGCGGCGGCGGGCGCGGTGCCCTCGACCACGGCGGCGCCGAGATCACCCGCGTCGGCCAGGACCCGGGCGGTGACCCGCTGCCGGAAGAGCGGGTCGGCGGTGAGCTGGGCGGCGATGGCCGGCGCGCCGAGCCGGGCGCGCCGGTTGGGGGCGAACTTGGCGACCCGGCGCAGCGGCACCGGCACCTCGTCGGCGGGCAGGGTGGGCAGCACGGCGGCGGTGAGCGCCACGATGCGCTGGCGGACCGGCTCGGGCAGGGTCGGCTCGGGCTCCGCACCCGTGCCGTCCCCGTTCGGGTCGTCTGCGTCGGTCGTGCCCGTGACTACGTTGTCGTCCGGGTTACCCTCGACACCGTCGCGCGCGACCGGGTCCTCCTGCGGGAGGTGGTCGTCGTGCGGCTCGGTGAGGGGCATGTGGCAAGTCTCCCACCGCGACCGGGCCCACCGCCCGGTGAGTGAGCCGATCTCTCATCCTAGCCCTCATGGTGGCGCGTGGGACGACTGCGACGGGAGTGTCGGACGGGGGCGCTAACGTGCCGCCGATGGCACAGGCGGAGTACGTCCAGGAGGCACTGGCCGGTCTCGACCCGGCGGTGGGCGGGGTGGACCCGGCGCTGCCGCTCTACGCGACCACCTTCGTGGTGGTCGACCTCGAGACCACCGGCGGCGCGCCGGACGGCGGCGGCATCACCGAGATCGGGGCGGTCAAGGTGCGCGGCGGCGAGCATCTGGGGGTGCTGGCGACCCTGGTCAACCCGGGGCAGCCGATCCCGCCGTTCATCACCGTGCTGACCGGCATCACCCAGGCCATGCTGGTGCCGGCGCCACCGATCGAGCAGGTGCTGCCGAGCTTCCTGGAGTTCATCGACGACGCGGTGCTGGTGGCGCACAACGCGCCGTACGACGTGGGCTTCCTCAAGGCCGCCTGCGCGAGGCACGGCTACCGCTGGCCCAACCCCCGGGTGCTGGACACCGCCGCGCTGGCCCGGCGGGTGCTGACCCGCGACGAGGTGCCCAACCGCAAGCTCGGCACCCTGGCCGCCTACTTCCGCACCGCCACCCAACCCACCCACCGGGCCCTCGACGACGCGAAGGCCACCGTCGACGTGCTGCACGGGCTGATCGGCCGGCTCGGCGGGCACCGGGTGGACACCGTCGGCGACGCGATCGAGTTCGCCCGCGCGGTCACCCCGACCCAGCGGCGCAAGCGGCACCTCGCCGAGGGCCTGCCCAAGGTCCCCGGGGTCTACATCTTCCGGGCCGCCGACGACCGGCCGCTCTACGTGGGCACCTCCGTCGACATCGCCACAAGGGTCCGCAGCTACTTCACCGCCGCGGAGAAACGGGCCCGGATCTCCGAGATGCTCGCCGCGGCCGAACGGGTCGAGGCGGTGGAGTGCGCGCACTCGCTGGAGGCGGAGGTCCGCGAGCTGCGGCTGATCGCCGCGCACGCCCCGCCGTACAACAGACGCTCCAAATACCCGGAGCGGATGCTCTGGCTCAAGCTGACCGACGGTCCGTACCCTCGCCTGTCGATCGTCCGCGACCTCTCCCCCACCGACACCGCATACCTGGGGCCGTTCACCTCACGGCGGGCCGCCGAGCTGGCCGCCGCCGGTTTCCACGACGCCGTGCCGCTGCGTCAGTGCACGCACCGGCTCTCGCTGCGCACCGTCACGCCGGCCTGCGCGCTGGCCGAGCTGGGCCGCTGCCCGGCACCCTGCGAACACCTGATCACCCCCGAGGAGTACGACCGCCGCGCCGCCGCGCCCTTCCGCACCGCCACCGCCGACGACCCCCAGTCGGTGGTGGACGCCCTGCTCACCCGGATCGACACGCTCGCCCGCGACCAGCGCTACGAGGAGGCGGCGGTGGTGCGGTCCCGGCTGGCCGCGGTGCTGCGCGCCGCCGTACGGATGCAGCGGTTGGCATCGCTGACCGGGATCGTCGAGCTGGCGGCGGCCCGACCGGCCGCGCGCGGTGGCTGGGAGTTGGCGCTGGTCCGGCACGGCCGGCTGGCCGGCGCGGGGGTGTCCCCACCGGGTGTGCACCCGCGCCCGACGCTGAACGCCATCCGGGCCACCGCCGAGACGGTGTCCGGCGGGCACGGCCCGGTGCCGGCGGCCACGGCCGAGGAGTCCGAGCGGATCCTGTCCTGGTTGGAGCGACCGGAGACCCGACTGGTCGAGATGTCCTCCGGCTGGTCCTCACCGGCGGGTGGCGCGGGGCGGTTCCGTGACCTGCTGGCGAAGGCCGAGAACGGCGCGTCCCACCAACTCTCGACCGAACGCTCATGACCAACTGACCGATCGGATGACGTCGACTCGCTTAGGCTGTTAGAGAAGTGCAGTCCTGCCCGTTTCGTGGGCCTGCTCCCGCCGCCGGCTTCCGGTGGTGCGGGGCCGGGGTGAGGAGGTGTCCCTCGTGGACGTCGACGCCGGACACGGCGCCGCCCTGGGGGGCGCCCTGCCGACACAGCCAGGTGAGCTGCCGCTCGCCCGCCGGTTACGGTCACTGCTCAGCTGGCCGACCACCGACTCCGACCCGGTCACCCACCTGGTGCGCACCCATCGCGGCATCCACGCCGGCACCGACCCCGCGGTGCTGCGTCGTGCCTACACGATCGCGGAGAACATGCACCGCGGGCAGTTCCGCAAGAGCGGGGAGCCGTACATCACCCATCCCCTGGCGGTGGCGCAGATCTGCGCCGAGCTGGGCATGGACACCACCACGCTGGTCGCGGCGCTGCTGCACGACACGGTGGAGGACACCCACTACACCCTGCAGGCGCTCGCCGAGGACTTCGGCGGCGAGGTGGCCCACCTGGTCGACGGTGTGACCAAGTTCGACAAGGCGTTCTACGGCAAGGCCGCCGAGGCGGAGACCATCCGCAAGATGATCGTCGCGGCCGCCAAGGACGTCCGGGTGCTCATCATCAAGCTGGCCGACCGGCTGCACAACATGCGCACCCTCGGGGTGCGCTCCGCGGCGTCGCGGGAACGGATCGCCCGCAAG
It contains:
- a CDS encoding M48 family metallopeptidase, which gives rise to MTPRGWALVALAGLTVALVLVAVLLIPWHRPPAPRADQLAALRDLPAEQVARGREFRAALRPGGYAALAVGLLIALALGLTPLGGRLVELVGRPFGGHWAAQAVLGGLAVVLVADLVTLPFAAWRQSVLTRYGLSTNGWSGWAVDLLKSYAVSAVIGAVALLGFYAVIRLAPRWWWALGAAGAALLVVLLSFVLPVLVEPVFNRFTPMEQGPLRTELMSMAARDGVPVRDVLVADASRRTRAVNAYVSGLGPTRRVVVYDTLLREATPAEVTAVVAHELGHAKDSDVAVGTLTGALGAAAAVVALYLLGSWGPLLRLAGVDSVAQPRAFPLLVALVAVAGLVATPVQALMSRRVEARADAHALALTGDPASFESMQRRLGSVNLGDPDPPRWEYLYSATHPSTVERMAAARAYAREAGR
- a CDS encoding DinB family protein, which encodes MAQDDVKDFVDRDLRGARFNRSTLAGAVMRGVDVDALDIDAPWLAEGTFLVNGVDVVPLVEAELDRRFPGRALRHASEPDDLRAAWAAAERAWAGAVDRVLTMPEGAVDVSVDGEWSFAQTVRHLVFAADVWLGKAILRLPQPFHRLGQSHVEYETDGFDMSVFTTEQPTFEEVLQARAERQAMVRDFLATVTPDLLAERRPSAWWPDHEVTVLHCLQVILGEEWQHLRFALRDLDAQT
- a CDS encoding NYN domain-containing protein — translated: MPLTEPHDDHLPQEDPVARDGVEGNPDDNVVTGTTDADDPNGDGTGAEPEPTLPEPVRQRIVALTAAVLPTLPADEVPVPLRRVAKFAPNRRARLGAPAIAAQLTADPLFRQRVTARVLADAGDLGAAVVEGTAPAAADPVEVAALAYLARPRGWRELIDASGAAVRAEADSAVVAELVREAEQRATRAEHDRAVARVEAEKLRDELARVREELGQLREESRQLARTLRETQARERKATELLATERGRAARASADVDAELRRARARLAEAEAAAGVARASAKEARSVDDARLWLLLETIGQAAVGLRRELALDPVDKLPADFVADAFAEQAGATPAGPAARARDSDDPARLDQLLALPRAHLVVDGYNVTKRGFGEMSLEQQRKRLITGLGGIAAQTGDEVTVVFDGAERMHGLPPAPRGVRVLFSRKGETADELIRRLVRAEPAGRPVVVVSSDREVADGVRRHGAYPLGADSLLRRLARS
- a CDS encoding DEDD exonuclease domain-containing protein, producing MAQAEYVQEALAGLDPAVGGVDPALPLYATTFVVVDLETTGGAPDGGGITEIGAVKVRGGEHLGVLATLVNPGQPIPPFITVLTGITQAMLVPAPPIEQVLPSFLEFIDDAVLVAHNAPYDVGFLKAACARHGYRWPNPRVLDTAALARRVLTRDEVPNRKLGTLAAYFRTATQPTHRALDDAKATVDVLHGLIGRLGGHRVDTVGDAIEFARAVTPTQRRKRHLAEGLPKVPGVYIFRAADDRPLYVGTSVDIATRVRSYFTAAEKRARISEMLAAAERVEAVECAHSLEAEVRELRLIAAHAPPYNRRSKYPERMLWLKLTDGPYPRLSIVRDLSPTDTAYLGPFTSRRAAELAAAGFHDAVPLRQCTHRLSLRTVTPACALAELGRCPAPCEHLITPEEYDRRAAAPFRTATADDPQSVVDALLTRIDTLARDQRYEEAAVVRSRLAAVLRAAVRMQRLASLTGIVELAAARPAARGGWELALVRHGRLAGAGVSPPGVHPRPTLNAIRATAETVSGGHGPVPAATAEESERILSWLERPETRLVEMSSGWSSPAGGAGRFRDLLAKAENGASHQLSTERS